The following proteins come from a genomic window of Macadamia integrifolia cultivar HAES 741 chromosome 14, SCU_Mint_v3, whole genome shotgun sequence:
- the LOC122061615 gene encoding uncharacterized protein LOC122061615 isoform X1 yields the protein MLKRDMEHALKREIELEEEMEAYQTKCRELEEKSRKDEQGNRVLLVELESVKKDCISFGDKLGVLEIDKIAVEDELKNYKRLCDELKEKFTCLQEDYKVVCEREKRAQERISNLSEELKGMENVTTEKYVQLKVENLDLMREKKKAEDEIETWKKRFVELESRVIRLDEDNLVLAGKDPQLSLSIKLEAESRDLLNAFSLVDNEKKEASNKTKSQEEANGAGNFASLVHPQIKDKRLNCDAGTNLTAIVGSTCPSPDKESRDVRATGPPCIFMPHEPFVKVKDEDNISSETELENGTQVRKKLEFGQEGSTNKKINGSKLCSGRPVSGGFIEIIDSDDETSEMNIVAVATPNIRDKKKAPVSVDNSLNGVLKDEKEMTSENCLKRLDTNQRGEENLSSFEESYEFTSTPKRKRASNIITSESEGDDEDKIPISKLKMKKVQDTTHEPMGSPVNQCSMAPIVSSGDGNVEESFASSKRRLVTLRQCEERKNGLEKISQGHLGRNENDAEDQVTAGPASENAQDHEGEDVGSDTEGESLDGFIVDGSDSLDGEDSTESEDVEDDDLSYDQVISMIRRNRKNKSGWTYEADMLSSFQKDPELCMKAVCALYRLQTAEEKSMKGSLYLNNRGFSKFDAVRGTNLAEFLLDGDPRGELKKTVEELEKHMPRGLDECRRLASHYSKQLFKIYQNKEDPYFP from the exons ATGTTGAAGCGTGATATGGAACATGCACTGAAACGTGAGATTGAattagaagaagagatggaggcTTATCAAACTAAGTGTAGGGAGTTGGAAGAGAAAAGTAGGAAAGATGAACAAGGCAATAGGGTTTTGTTAGTTGAGCTTGAGAGTGTGAAGAAAGATTGTATCTCTTTTGGAGATAAGTTGGGTGTCTtagaaattgataaaattgCCGTCGAAGATGAGCTCAAGAATTACAAGAGATTATGCGATGAGCTCAAAGAGAAGTTTACTTGTCTCCAAGAAGATTACAAAGTTGTAtgtgaaagagagaagagggcaCAAGAAAGGATCTCCAATTTGTCAGAAGAGCTTAAGGGTATGGAGAATGTAACAACAGAGAAGTATGTTCAGCTGAAGGTCGAGAATTTAGACTTGATGCGTGAAAAGAAGAAAGCTGAGGATGAGATTGAGACTTGGAAGAAAAGGTTTGTGGAGTTAGAGTCTCGGGTCATTAGGTTGGACGAAGATAACTTGGTCTTAGCAGGTAAGGATCCACAGTTGTCCTTGTCCATTAAGCTAGAAGCAGAGTCCAGAGATTTATTGAACGCCTTTTCTCTTGTAGATAATGAGAAGAAGGAAGCAAGTAATAAAACCAAAAGTCAAGAAGAAGCAAATGGCGCAGGCAACTTTGCCAGTTTGGTCCATCCACAGATCAAAGACAAAAGGTTGAACTGTGATGCAGGAACTAATTTAACTGCAATTGTGGGGTCTACTTGCCCTTCACCGGACAAAGAAAGCAGAGATGTGCGGGCCACAG GTCCACCTTGTATTTTCATGCCACATGAACCTTTTGTCAAAGTTAAGGACGAGGACAATATCTCTTCAGAAACTGAGTTGGAAAATGGGACGCAAGTTAGAAAGAAGTTGGAGTTTGGACAAGAAGGGAGcaccaacaaaaaaatcaatggaTCCAAACTGTGTAGTGGAAGACCTGTGTCTGGAGGTTTCATCGAGATTATCGATAGTGATGATGAAACTAGTGAAATGAATATTGTTGCAGTGGCTACTCCTAACATTAGGGACAAGAAGAAGGCACCTGTTTCAGTTGACAATTCCTTGAATGGTGttttgaaagatgaaaaggaaatGACTTCTGAGAATTGCTTGAAGAGACTAGATACAAACCagagaggggaggaaaatttgaGCAGCTTCGAGGAGTCTTATGAATTCACTTCAACTCCCAAAAGAAAACGTGCTTCCAATATAATTACTAGTGAGAGCGAGGGTGACGATGAAGATAAAATTCCAATTAGTAAACTTAAGATGAAAAAGGTTCAAGATACAACTCATGAACCCATGGGCTCTCCTGTGAATCAGTGTTCTATGGCTCCTATTGTGTCTTCTGGGGATGGCAATGTTGAAGAATCCTTTGCTTCTTCAAAGCGGCGTCTGGTGACACTAAGGCAAtgtgaagaaaggaagaatgggttggaaaaaaTCTCTCAAGGTCATTTGGGGAGGAATGAGAATGATGCTGAAGATCAAGTAACGGCTGGCCCAGCTTCTGAAAATGCTCAAGATCATGAGGGGGAAGATGttggttcagatactgagggtGAAAGTTTGGATGGGTTCATTGTAGACGGATCTGATAGCTTAGATGGTGAAGATTCTACTGAATCTGAAGATGTAGAGGATGATGATTTGAGCTATGATCAGGTAATATCAATGATACGAAggaacagaaaaaataaatcggGATGGACCTATGAGGCGGACATGCTCTCATCCTTTCAGAAGGATCCTGAACTCTGCATGAAGGCTGTCTGTGCGCTCTATAGGCTGCAAACTGCTGAGGAGAAATCAATGAAGGGTTCATTGTATTTGAACAACCGGGGATTTAGCAAGTTTGATGCAGTCAG AGGAACTAATTTGGCCGAGTTTCTACTGGATGGGGACCCACGGGGGGAGCTCAAGAAAACTGTTGAGGAACTGGAGAAGCATATGCCAAGAGGACTAGACGAGTGCAGACGACTAGCTAGCCACTACTCCAAGCAATTGTTCAAGATTTACCAGAACAAAGAGGACCCTTACTTTCCATAG
- the LOC122060892 gene encoding uncharacterized protein LOC122060892: MENPFVGVNSMDTKEVETKEQIAETNNEKEEEEGSGDGTHGSTSANPVIPELNLLMVLYAVSSTSGELLHSDENNEERHNGRFEAEASIGRTTIRRREKNEFKVFGQRRPRFQPRMKNMKHSRRM, encoded by the exons ATGGAAAATCCTTTTGTGGGTGTTAATTCAATGG ATACTAAGGAGGtggaaacaaaagaacaaattgCAGAAACAAATAacgagaaagaagaggaagagggaagtGGTGATGGCACTCATGGATCAACTAGTGCTAATCCTGTTATTCCTGAACTGAATTTGCTTATGGTTCTTTATGCTGTCTCATCAACCTCAGGAGAATTATTACATTCTGATGAGAACAATGAGGAAAGACACAATGGTAGATTTGAAGCAGAGGCTTCAATAGGAAGAACAACCATTAGAAGGCGAGAGAAAAATGAGTTTAAAGTTTTTGGACAAAGAAGGCCAAGGTTTCAACCAAGAATGAAGAACATGAA GCATAGTAGAAGAATGTGA
- the LOC122061615 gene encoding uncharacterized protein LOC122061615 isoform X2, translating into MLKRDMEHALKREIELEEEMEAYQTKCRELEEKSRKDEQGNRVLLVELESVKKDCISFGDKLGVLEIDKIAVEDELKNYKRLCDELKEKFTCLQEDYKVVCEREKRAQERISNLSEELKGMENVTTEKYVQLKVENLDLMREKKKAEDEIETWKKRFVELESRVIRLDEDNLVLADNEKKEASNKTKSQEEANGAGNFASLVHPQIKDKRLNCDAGTNLTAIVGSTCPSPDKESRDVRATGPPCIFMPHEPFVKVKDEDNISSETELENGTQVRKKLEFGQEGSTNKKINGSKLCSGRPVSGGFIEIIDSDDETSEMNIVAVATPNIRDKKKAPVSVDNSLNGVLKDEKEMTSENCLKRLDTNQRGEENLSSFEESYEFTSTPKRKRASNIITSESEGDDEDKIPISKLKMKKVQDTTHEPMGSPVNQCSMAPIVSSGDGNVEESFASSKRRLVTLRQCEERKNGLEKISQGHLGRNENDAEDQVTAGPASENAQDHEGEDVGSDTEGESLDGFIVDGSDSLDGEDSTESEDVEDDDLSYDQVISMIRRNRKNKSGWTYEADMLSSFQKDPELCMKAVCALYRLQTAEEKSMKGSLYLNNRGFSKFDAVRGTNLAEFLLDGDPRGELKKTVEELEKHMPRGLDECRRLASHYSKQLFKIYQNKEDPYFP; encoded by the exons ATGTTGAAGCGTGATATGGAACATGCACTGAAACGTGAGATTGAattagaagaagagatggaggcTTATCAAACTAAGTGTAGGGAGTTGGAAGAGAAAAGTAGGAAAGATGAACAAGGCAATAGGGTTTTGTTAGTTGAGCTTGAGAGTGTGAAGAAAGATTGTATCTCTTTTGGAGATAAGTTGGGTGTCTtagaaattgataaaattgCCGTCGAAGATGAGCTCAAGAATTACAAGAGATTATGCGATGAGCTCAAAGAGAAGTTTACTTGTCTCCAAGAAGATTACAAAGTTGTAtgtgaaagagagaagagggcaCAAGAAAGGATCTCCAATTTGTCAGAAGAGCTTAAGGGTATGGAGAATGTAACAACAGAGAAGTATGTTCAGCTGAAGGTCGAGAATTTAGACTTGATGCGTGAAAAGAAGAAAGCTGAGGATGAGATTGAGACTTGGAAGAAAAGGTTTGTGGAGTTAGAGTCTCGGGTCATTAGGTTGGACGAAGATAACTTGGTCTTAGCAG ATAATGAGAAGAAGGAAGCAAGTAATAAAACCAAAAGTCAAGAAGAAGCAAATGGCGCAGGCAACTTTGCCAGTTTGGTCCATCCACAGATCAAAGACAAAAGGTTGAACTGTGATGCAGGAACTAATTTAACTGCAATTGTGGGGTCTACTTGCCCTTCACCGGACAAAGAAAGCAGAGATGTGCGGGCCACAG GTCCACCTTGTATTTTCATGCCACATGAACCTTTTGTCAAAGTTAAGGACGAGGACAATATCTCTTCAGAAACTGAGTTGGAAAATGGGACGCAAGTTAGAAAGAAGTTGGAGTTTGGACAAGAAGGGAGcaccaacaaaaaaatcaatggaTCCAAACTGTGTAGTGGAAGACCTGTGTCTGGAGGTTTCATCGAGATTATCGATAGTGATGATGAAACTAGTGAAATGAATATTGTTGCAGTGGCTACTCCTAACATTAGGGACAAGAAGAAGGCACCTGTTTCAGTTGACAATTCCTTGAATGGTGttttgaaagatgaaaaggaaatGACTTCTGAGAATTGCTTGAAGAGACTAGATACAAACCagagaggggaggaaaatttgaGCAGCTTCGAGGAGTCTTATGAATTCACTTCAACTCCCAAAAGAAAACGTGCTTCCAATATAATTACTAGTGAGAGCGAGGGTGACGATGAAGATAAAATTCCAATTAGTAAACTTAAGATGAAAAAGGTTCAAGATACAACTCATGAACCCATGGGCTCTCCTGTGAATCAGTGTTCTATGGCTCCTATTGTGTCTTCTGGGGATGGCAATGTTGAAGAATCCTTTGCTTCTTCAAAGCGGCGTCTGGTGACACTAAGGCAAtgtgaagaaaggaagaatgggttggaaaaaaTCTCTCAAGGTCATTTGGGGAGGAATGAGAATGATGCTGAAGATCAAGTAACGGCTGGCCCAGCTTCTGAAAATGCTCAAGATCATGAGGGGGAAGATGttggttcagatactgagggtGAAAGTTTGGATGGGTTCATTGTAGACGGATCTGATAGCTTAGATGGTGAAGATTCTACTGAATCTGAAGATGTAGAGGATGATGATTTGAGCTATGATCAGGTAATATCAATGATACGAAggaacagaaaaaataaatcggGATGGACCTATGAGGCGGACATGCTCTCATCCTTTCAGAAGGATCCTGAACTCTGCATGAAGGCTGTCTGTGCGCTCTATAGGCTGCAAACTGCTGAGGAGAAATCAATGAAGGGTTCATTGTATTTGAACAACCGGGGATTTAGCAAGTTTGATGCAGTCAG AGGAACTAATTTGGCCGAGTTTCTACTGGATGGGGACCCACGGGGGGAGCTCAAGAAAACTGTTGAGGAACTGGAGAAGCATATGCCAAGAGGACTAGACGAGTGCAGACGACTAGCTAGCCACTACTCCAAGCAATTGTTCAAGATTTACCAGAACAAAGAGGACCCTTACTTTCCATAG
- the LOC122060890 gene encoding uncharacterized protein LOC122060890 → MITLHVLAHHKDEIEKRVDGNERKEEKSNICQECSSSFKKPAYLRQNMQGHSLEDESYFWLPFSFSVADSLARTALSSLVGQVGLLPLLGFLNYVKSDFEHFACFNKYFLLFSSLLKGCRIILLNNGTEWMIRKAKESHESNKQCTKKIQLEKNTISSFFLTKIHTLV, encoded by the exons ATGATTACCTTGCATGTGCTTGCCCACCATAAG gATGAGATTGAGAAGAGAGTCGATGGAAATGAACGTAAGGAGGAGAAGTCCAATATTTGTCAAGAGTGTAGTTCGAGCTTTAAGAAACCGGCATATTTGAGGCAAAATATGCAAGGTCATTCGCTTGAG GATGAATCATATTTCTGGCTACCCTTTTCATTCAGCGTGGCTGACTCCCTTGCTAGGACGGCCTTGTCATCGCTTGTCGGACAAGTTGGCCTACTTCCACTCCTTGGATTTCTGAATTATGTCAAGTCAGACTTCGAGCACTTTGCATGCTTCAAtaaatattttctccttttttcttctcttttgaaaGGTTGCAGAATTATTCTGCTTAATAATGGAACTGAGTGGATGATaagaaaagccaaagaaagcCATGAAAGCAACAAGCAatgtacaaaaaaaattcaattagaaaaaaatactatttcAAGTTTTTTCTTGACTAAAATCCACACATTAgtataa